In the Manis javanica isolate MJ-LG chromosome 12, MJ_LKY, whole genome shotgun sequence genome, ctgaccttgttctaGATAACAGTTTTTGGATAAGTGACCTTCAGACAagtattttcaattatttacaatagtgattTTCtgtattaataaatatgtatttgtttggCTCATAGGGTTTAAGGAGTAATTTAGGAATTATGATAAATAATTGAattatatttgtcttttattgGTTTCCAATAATTTCAGggcagtttttaagattttactcTTACCTTGAAGGATAAAATATTGCAGAGTCATAAGAAATTTTGTagaatttagaagaaaacataaaatgtagaAATGAGAAGCCTGAACTCCGAGTGAGTCCAACTGATACGTTCAGCCCTGGCTCTGACACAGTGTCTGCGTAGCTGTCAGCGCGTCGCTTAGTCTTCTGGCAGACATCTCCTTAGCTGTGAAATGAGTTTTGTGAAACTTAAGTGAGGAAAAGCCTGCAGCACAAGGCCTGGCACACAATAGTCAACGGATGTTAAATATTATGTGTTAtaaaagttctaaaatttttCTAGTTATAAAAGTTCTTaggtgttttaaaatacaaatgtgaaCAACATCATTGgtcatttttttctacctttgaAAATTATTGTTTGATTTCCAAACAGAAAGATCTTTCATGGAAGCAAGTCAGTGGACTCTGGAATATTCTTGGACAGTAGTTACAAAATGGATTATCCTGAAATGGGTTTATgtgtaataattaataataagaaCTTTGATGAAAGTACTGGTATGTATCTTTCCATAACTTTTaatccttttcaaatatttatgccATTTATATTtggtataataattttttaaaatagtattgatGTTATTAGTTAGTAAAGTATGACACAGAGTAGCCATGCAGTGGACGCAGTGCAGGACCCTGCAGGTCCTGCAACATGACCTCAGTCTTCTCCTGCCATCATCTCCTCCTTCCAGCCGCTGGCCTTCTTCCtgtctgtgtgctgacctcctcTGTCTTGACTGCTCTGTAACCCTGCTTGCTCTGTATCCTCCTGCCCCCTCTTTTATGCTAATGAGGGATCTCAACAAGTAGTTAAGTAGtgtttttcctttcctggaaCTATGCAAGACACCTCACAGGTATTGTCTCAGTTTTTATAACAGCACTGAAAAGTAACCACAGTTAGATACCGAAAGGTTAAAATCCTTCCACGGAGTCATGCAGATCGTATAGTAGGAGAGCTGGGACTCAACCCGGGTGCTGCTGATCCCCGTCCCAAGCTCAGAGGCCACATTCTAAGCTGTTTCACTACTTTGTGTCCACATTTGCTCTGTGTACTTTGTCCTCTTACGCTACAAAGATGACAGACTCCCATCTTAAAGCGACCCTTTTTTTACTCTGCTTCCTCTTAAGTTTGGTGTAATACTGGTCTTCTTTCCTAAACTCTGAAAACACACTTTAAGCTTGCCATCTTCACTTCTGTCCACCTCTCTTGGACCCGTTTTCTGCCTCTGCCACTACTAAAACTGCTCCCCTAGCAAAACCTTGGCCTGATCAGCAAATCCCCTTCtcagtatatatatgtacaatctAAATTTTATAATACAGTTCAGATTCTTTTGTttagagaatataaaaaataaaatccctcaCTGTTCTAAAAAGCTAATTAACATCTTGATGTATTACTTGATATTTTTTCCTTGACAGTTTCTttcaaagctttatttttaacatgCAAGCAATATTTTGTATACTGGTTTTTCCACTTAAtgtaaaataagcattttttgttGCTGTATAATTTTCATatctattattttaatgatttcataATACTCCCTTCCCTTAATTTCCATTCACTTAATTTGAATAATTTACCATATAAATgagtattttgcctatttttcccatttttcatttttaaattgatacTGTGATAATTTTTTGAATTGTCATATTAGTCATACTAGAATTAATTTTGAACTAAGGAAACTAGAAGTAGCAGATCCCATTTAAGAGGCTTTCTACCATAGTGGTGGTGAAAAGAAGCCAAAGTGTTCTAGAAAGATAAGCAGGATTTGGTGTTAAGGTTAGTTATGAGGAGTGAATAAAGAATAGTTGAAAATGGGTGTCTAAATCTGAATGGTACCATTTTATTGCTTTGGTTATATATTAAGATACCACACCACGTTCAGCCATTTGATATTCTGCCTCACATTGCTAGTTATGATGCCCTCTTCCTATAAAATTTTACATTGTTAACTTGTTCTTAAGGGGTtacagtggggggtgggggcatgtcattcaacttaaaaaaaaaacaacaaaacttagATTCATTAGTCTGGCTTTAGCCTTAGAGTGAGCTCCTTTTCTGCTTTGAGATTTGAAGCACAGGTCCTCAGAAAATTCTCTGATAGTCTTGTGTTTTCTGTTCAGCTACTAAGTGACTCACAAGTCAGGATCAGAATTCAGCCACTCTGTCATACAGTTGCATAGAGTTCTCAGCCTTTCCGATGTCAAAACTTTGATGagcttattttaattttataaaataatacatggcCATAATAAAAACTTGAGAAattatagcaaaagaaaaaaattaaaatcacactaCTCAGATACAATCAGCAGAGATACAGACTTTTAGTCTTTTCTGTTCATACTAAATTAAGTCAATTTTAAGGTATGTTCCCCTAATGCTTAAGTTTCTTAAAGTCTGAGTACATCATACAATAAACGTGTCCATTTAACGTGGAAGGAACTACAAGGAATAATGAAAGTCCAGGACCCTGGGATATAGTCTAATACTAGCTTTGTTAATTTGGACAAGTCCCTGAACACCTCTGTGTTCATGTCCCACATCTGTACAAGTGAAGCCAGTCATACATAATAACTCTCTTGGTGATTGGAAGGATTAAAGAAGATTACCCATAGCAGAATGCCTGGTGAACAATATAAATGTGGTAGTggtctgtgttttttttcctgaaaagattACGAAAGGAGTATCTTAAAATTATTGGAaacttaaaattaaagaaatacagtTCCCCTGAGTTTGTGAGATGTGtgtattgttatatatataaaagtaggatcattttttttaacaatggcCATTTTCCCATGGCAAGATTTTGTCTACAAAAATTTTAATGGCAACATAGTATACCAGTCCTAAGTGAATAAGTGAGTCATAAGTGATTTAACCAAACACCTCTCATTAAGCATTgaagttgtttctctttttcactaTCTAAGCAACTGTGAGAGATAACCTCATGACTAACACAGATATAGCTTAGTGTCTTAGAtgctaagaaattaaaaagactttGTGTCACCATGATCAGAATAATTGAACTTTCTTAGCATTTGAAAAGAAGAATTTATCATGGATTGTATGAATGGCTAAATAGTTCATTTCAGAGCAGTTAATCTTTTAATGCAACTAAAAGTAATTCTTTCTGTTCCAAGGAATGCAGTCTCGGCCTGGTACAGATGTTGATGCAGCAGACCTCAGGGAAACATTCACAAACTTGAAATATGAAGTCAGGAATAAAAATGATCTTACATGCGAGCAAATTATGGAATTGATGTACAGTGGTAAGAAATAATTGAAAGAATGACCTTCATTGTCCAATATTGTGTTATGATCTAGCTGTAATTAAACATATAACAAAGCATGAGAACTGTGGAACTATACTGAATGGTAATCctgctctctatatattttgtagAAGTAAAGTAAGATATTCATGCCAATGCCCTGAAATGGTTTGAGGTGTGTTGCTCTGCCCCCTGCTGGGTTTAGATGATCTCTTAGTTCTACTTCAAGTTTGTTCTTCCCACTCCCACACAGTATATATGAGATAGTTCAAAAAAGTTGCATTGgtttttgttgctttgttttttcttatttgtaaacattttccaGTTTCTAAAGAAGATCATAGCAAAAGGAGCAGTTTCATTTGCGTGCTACTAAGCCATGGTGATGAAGGAGTAATttttggaacagatggacctattgACCTGAAAAAATTAACACGTTTCTTCAGAGGGGATTGTTGTAGAAGTCTAACTGGAAAACCCAAACTTTTCATTATTCAGGTAATAGATAACTGAGTACCTTGGGTTACTGAGGATTAATTTAACCAGTTGTGGATTATCAACTGAACTATCACAACTTTCTTACTCACTTAGAtatagacattttaattttagacataTCAATAAGGTTCTGCATAATTAACATAAACTTTTACACAGCCTTTAGAAATAAGTTAGGTGCTTCcagacatatttttttaaattagtgtttatTTTCTAACCTCTAGGCCTGCCGAGGTACAGAACTGGACTCTGGTATTGAGACTGACAGTAGTGCTCAGGATGACATGGGGTGTCAGAAAATACCAGTTGAGGCCGACTTCTTGTATGCATATTCTACAGCACCTGGTAAGAAAGTTACAAAAAAGGAATGTTATATGTTCATTTAAACAATGAAGAGTTTGTTCAAAAAAACAGCTACCTTAATCACAGAGAAGTCTCAGAAAGTTGTCTTTAGCAAAGTTGGGctaaaaaataatgcatatataaAAAAGCTTACTTACACAAGCGTCATTACTACACCTATATAAAGGATCTTCTGTTACATGCTTTCATAAAGTGGCATTCGTGAACGTAAAGCCAGATAGGATACTATGTAGTAAAATGGGCCAAGTCAGAGCTTCACCCACTTCCTGAAAGAGGAGAGAGGTTATGTCTTCCAGGAATTCTTTGGAAGATAAACATGAATAGTATATGAGAGGGTAGAAGGGAGATgagggaaaagaaatgaagtaaataatATATGAACAGGTTATTAATCTCCACGGTTGTGTTGTACATGTCATCATATAAACAAATATCATACAGTTATTTACTATAGTATTATACTTACTATTATTATACTAACTAGGGTGTCACAAAGTTTGGAAATACAGGACAAACATTTTTTAACAGTGttacattttcaaatatgctTAATATTTCTTTTAACCTCCAGGCATCTTTCCTGGTAAAGCACTAAATTAAAAGCAATGGATAAAAAAAGTACAGTAAATACACTATTCCcttcttaaaacttttttaatACTTTGTAATGTGTTTATTATACTTTATTCGGATGCCCTACAGACAAATTTAGGACATACTTTTTATACCTTTGGAAGGGAAGCCCAGAAAGTAAAATTCTCAGTGAGTCAGTGAAGTTAGCCCATAACTCTTTTTTCTTGCCAGAAGCACAGGTTATATGCGTAGCACCGTTGCTTTTCCCTCCATGTGAAGTTTATGcttgttttttatctttatgattataaaataatttgtaaaatcagatattcattttattttggctaTATTTTGCCTCGTAGGTTACTATTCTTGGCGAAATTCAAGGAATGGATCCTGGTTCATCCAGTCACTCTGTACTATGCTCAAACAGTACGCTCACAAACTTGAGGTTATACACATCCTTACTCGGGTTAACCGGAAAGTAGCAATAGAATTTGAGTCTTACTCTCATGATTCCGCTCTtcatgcaaagaaacagattcCATGTATTGTGTCTATGCTCACAAAAGAACTGTATTTTTATCACTAAAGAAAtgcttgattttttgttttttagtttataTGCCAAAGGAGGAAATAGTATAACTGATAACTATGTTTTCCTCTCATTTAAATCTCATCTAATGCTCCAGGTGGTACTTTGAAACATGCCACTTTCATTGTAACAAAACTATGAAGCTACCTCAAAACTCAGAATCAGGTAGTTGAAATTGAAACTtaattaggaataaattaaattattttaatttattttttataggaataaaaaaattaggaataaataaaaatggattgtgaaatgattattgtGAGAGGAAATGATTACAAATTAACAGTTCTCATAATTAGTGATACTGTGGATTTATAAGTAATTATAGGAAAAGTTAAACACTGAAGTAATGAATTTCAATGATAGCAATATGCACCCATTTAAGAGTTTGCATTCTAGTTTTTGTCAAACATAGAAATGATGATGTAGAATAATGTATCCTAGAACTTGGGGACCCATGGACATGGTCAAAGGCTTGGAGACCTTGATTTAGAACTGGTATTTGGAGATAAGTAAACTGTATTTTTAGATCTTTTATCTGAGTGCATGGTCTTGTGATGTTTGTCCTGAGCATGTCGTTGTTGCCAAAAAATCATGTCTAAAGttgaaaaagaaactaaatatttTACTTGAGAGAAAGTGTGAGCAAACAAGTCGATTCTTCTAAGGCTAAATGCAACCTGAGTAGAGGGGGACAGCAGTAGAACTCCAAGGTGCTGAAATGCAGCCTACCCACCAGCACATGCATCCTGGCCTTTGTCCCTCTACGGTCTTGGGCTTCACATACCAGCAGAATATATGAGGAGCCGTTACGTAAAAACCTCAAAGTGTGGATCAAACTGTTAGCAGCTGAATTGAAGAAACTCTATGGGAATATACGGCAATACAACTTTGATATTAAACAGTGAGATTATAAGGAAGAAACAATAAATCAATCATCTGGGCACCCTGAGATCAGAAGATGATTTGAGCCTGAGCGTAGACACAGTACAGCCTGTGTGATGGAGGCAGAGCCATAGGCCACAGCTTCAGAAAAATAACTTGTTTCTTGGTACTGGTGTGCATGGAGGTTGCCTGCAAGCCAGGAGTCTCCGAGAAAATGAACCAAATCAGAAAGTTCTGAAAAGGAAAGTTTCTGACCATCACAACAAAAATCATAGTACTCTGTAGTAAAATTATTAGCATGTTATTTTCTGTTGAAGTTTACAATCAAAAAATGAGACTGTAATTACAGACTGAAATGAAAGGACCGTGGCACACAGAACTTTATGGGTCCCCCAGCCTTCCCCTGCCGTGGTGCAGCGGGAGGCTGAAagccagggaggaaggagaagcagcCCGGCGCCCCCAGGGAGGCTCATTCTCCTCACCCAGGGAGGGCTTGAGCCGTCCCTGCGTCCTTGTGTCCGGCTAACACAA is a window encoding:
- the CASP3 gene encoding caspase-3, whose protein sequence is METSENSVDSKSIKNSETKIFHGSKSVDSGIFLDSSYKMDYPEMGLCVIINNKNFDESTGMQSRPGTDVDAADLRETFTNLKYEVRNKNDLTCEQIMELMYSVSKEDHSKRSSFICVLLSHGDEGVIFGTDGPIDLKKLTRFFRGDCCRSLTGKPKLFIIQACRGTELDSGIETDSSAQDDMGCQKIPVEADFLYAYSTAPGYYSWRNSRNGSWFIQSLCTMLKQYAHKLEVIHILTRVNRKVAIEFESYSHDSALHAKKQIPCIVSMLTKELYFYH